Proteins encoded in a region of the Sphingopyxis sp. OAS728 genome:
- a CDS encoding M16 family metallopeptidase — translation MIRTSLLLSAAAAALSFVQPAHADEVLPFEQFALPNGLRVVVHEDRSTPKVAVAVWYRVGSADEPAGKSGFAHLYEHLMFNGSENRDDEWFPPLQEIGASAVNGATSFDQTYYYEVVPTGGLERALWMESDRMGHLLGAITQAKLDEQRGVVQNEKRQRESQPYAKMDDVTARALFPVNHPYYHSIIGSMDDLNAASLTDVKDWFGQYYGAANAVLSLSGDVDAKQARALAEKYFGSVAAGPPVSRATAWVPSLSEDKRDTMLDNVPQTAVSWSWAVPGRGTPQASTLRAAASALGTGKTSRLYKALILDRPLATSVSVNYQPMAVAGIFSIDARLKPGVDPKDVEAAIQQTLDSFLATGPNADELKRAKVTNYGNNIRALESVYVRAMALADGLIFANNPAEYAEDNKRFDAVTGPAVLADAKNWLTRGAHKLTVLPYAAHTVTADGADRTKLPALAASPGLTLPVAQEARLSNGIRVVFSPRQKVPTVDMAIVFDAGTAADAADKKGLGGFALQMMGDGPAGLTAQAFEEKQASLGARLYASSGSDTTSFMLSSLSRELPATIALWASYIRTPGFRADDLERDRTQSLSGISQSLAEPTAIAQRTFTNVLYGAEHPYGAQLAGRAETLKSFTRADVAGWHANWVRPDNAVIYASGDTTLEALTALLEKGFGNWTPPAAAKGIKTVPAIPFASASRVVLVDKPGAIQSAIRVGQLMPGGLDPRNFVYDAANGVLGGSFTARLNMNLREDKGWTYGASSFINEQRGPQNFGVATSVQTDKTSEALAEINKEIRAIRKERPATQAELDMMVKGNVLSLPGQFETNQAFVSYLQYVSLYDKPYDYLATLPAKYGALTPAAITSAADEMLRPDAMSWVIVGDLSKIEAKVRALNLGPVEVWDAEGRKLR, via the coding sequence ATGATCCGTACCAGCCTTTTGCTGTCGGCCGCGGCCGCCGCGCTTTCGTTCGTCCAGCCGGCGCACGCCGACGAGGTGCTGCCGTTCGAACAGTTCGCGCTCCCCAATGGCCTGCGCGTCGTCGTCCATGAGGATCGCAGCACGCCGAAGGTCGCGGTCGCGGTCTGGTATCGTGTCGGCTCGGCCGATGAGCCCGCGGGCAAGTCGGGCTTCGCGCACCTCTACGAACATCTGATGTTCAACGGATCGGAGAACCGCGACGATGAATGGTTTCCGCCGCTCCAGGAAATCGGCGCTTCGGCGGTGAACGGTGCGACCTCGTTCGACCAGACATATTATTATGAAGTCGTCCCGACCGGCGGGCTTGAGCGCGCGTTGTGGATGGAATCGGACCGCATGGGGCATCTGCTCGGCGCGATCACACAGGCGAAGCTCGACGAGCAACGCGGCGTCGTCCAGAACGAGAAACGCCAGCGCGAAAGCCAGCCCTACGCAAAAATGGACGATGTCACCGCGCGGGCGCTCTTCCCCGTCAATCACCCCTATTATCATTCGATCATCGGATCGATGGACGATCTCAACGCCGCATCGTTGACCGATGTGAAGGATTGGTTCGGCCAATATTATGGTGCCGCCAACGCGGTGCTGTCGCTGTCGGGCGATGTCGACGCCAAACAGGCGCGGGCGCTTGCGGAGAAATATTTCGGCAGCGTCGCTGCCGGACCGCCGGTCAGCCGCGCGACCGCATGGGTGCCGAGCCTCTCCGAAGACAAGCGCGATACGATGCTCGACAATGTGCCGCAGACCGCCGTGTCGTGGAGCTGGGCCGTGCCGGGGCGCGGGACGCCGCAGGCATCGACGCTGCGCGCCGCCGCCAGCGCGCTGGGCACCGGCAAGACGTCGCGCCTCTACAAGGCGCTGATCCTCGATCGGCCGCTCGCGACCTCGGTATCGGTCAATTATCAGCCGATGGCGGTTGCGGGCATCTTCTCGATCGACGCGCGGCTGAAGCCCGGTGTCGATCCGAAGGACGTCGAGGCGGCGATCCAGCAGACGCTCGACAGCTTCCTTGCGACCGGCCCCAATGCTGACGAGTTGAAGCGCGCGAAGGTGACCAATTACGGCAACAATATCCGCGCGCTGGAATCGGTTTACGTCCGCGCAATGGCACTCGCCGACGGCCTGATCTTCGCCAACAATCCGGCCGAATATGCCGAGGACAACAAGCGCTTCGATGCGGTCACGGGCCCCGCAGTGCTTGCCGACGCCAAAAACTGGCTGACCCGCGGCGCACACAAGCTGACGGTGCTTCCTTATGCGGCGCACACGGTGACCGCCGACGGCGCCGACCGCACCAAGCTGCCGGCGCTCGCCGCGTCGCCCGGCCTGACCTTGCCGGTCGCACAGGAAGCGCGGCTGTCGAACGGTATTCGCGTCGTCTTTTCGCCGCGCCAGAAAGTGCCGACGGTCGATATGGCGATCGTGTTCGATGCGGGGACGGCGGCGGACGCAGCCGACAAGAAGGGACTCGGCGGTTTCGCCCTGCAGATGATGGGTGACGGCCCCGCCGGCCTCACCGCGCAGGCGTTCGAAGAGAAGCAGGCGTCGCTCGGCGCACGCCTCTATGCAAGCTCGGGCAGCGACACGACCAGCTTCATGCTTTCGTCGCTCAGCCGCGAACTGCCCGCGACGATCGCGCTTTGGGCAAGCTATATCCGCACGCCGGGCTTCCGCGCCGACGACCTGGAGCGCGACCGCACGCAGAGCCTGTCGGGCATTTCGCAGTCGCTCGCCGAGCCGACCGCGATCGCCCAGCGGACCTTTACCAATGTCCTCTATGGCGCCGAGCACCCCTATGGCGCACAGCTCGCGGGGCGGGCGGAGACGCTGAAGTCCTTTACTCGCGCCGATGTCGCGGGCTGGCACGCGAACTGGGTGCGCCCCGACAATGCGGTCATCTATGCGAGTGGCGACACGACGCTGGAAGCGCTGACCGCGCTGCTCGAAAAGGGGTTCGGCAATTGGACGCCGCCCGCTGCCGCCAAGGGCATCAAGACGGTCCCCGCCATTCCCTTCGCCAGTGCAAGCCGCGTGGTGCTGGTGGACAAGCCCGGCGCCATCCAGTCGGCCATCCGCGTCGGCCAGCTGATGCCGGGCGGCCTCGATCCACGCAACTTCGTTTATGACGCCGCGAACGGCGTTCTGGGTGGCAGCTTCACCGCGCGCCTCAACATGAACCTGCGCGAGGACAAGGGCTGGACCTACGGTGCCAGCAGCTTCATCAACGAACAGCGCGGGCCGCAGAATTTCGGCGTGGCGACGAGCGTGCAGACCGACAAGACCTCGGAAGCTCTGGCCGAAATCAACAAGGAAATCCGCGCGATACGCAAGGAGCGGCCCGCAACGCAGGCCGAACTCGACATGATGGTGAAGGGCAATGTCCTGTCGCTGCCGGGACAATTCGAGACGAACCAGGCGTTCGTCAGCTACCTCCAATATGTGTCGCTCTACGATAAGCCCTATGACTATCTGGCGACGCTGCCCGCGAAATATGGCGCGCTGACGCCTGCGGCGATCACGAGCGCCGCGGATGAAATGCTCCGCCCCGACGCGATGAGCTGGGTGATCGTCGGCGACCTGTCGAAGATCGAGGCAAAGGTGCGCGCGCTCAATCTGGGCCCGGTCGAGGTGTGGGACGCCGAAGGGCGAAAATTGCGGTAG
- a CDS encoding TonB-dependent receptor — MISKATLAACAATIAIVSNSAAARTQAEYDLDLSEQPLGRSLRDVASKTGTNIVFVNSVVRGKTAPSLRGRYTAGSAYRALLQGSGLILRETAGGSYVVTRPGSTTPAASERPAAEGAGSISGRVAQSDGNRNIAGALVRIEETGQIATADDLGNFRFARVPTGSYTLTVSFLGFIEQSTRVDVARGEQTNAEFWMDEGSNAAGEIVVYGSRSARANALNLQRTAENSSDVVSVDDLGNFTGTTISEALRRVAGVSFQRDGLTGDGTNIMIRGLDPDMNAVKLNGLNLPVGNGVGRSADLSNMLADSVSKITISKSLLPSQDSAGTGGLVEIETLSPLNRPRRYANLLVEGGKAGKKFGDDVLVSGTIAGKFGADENFGLSASVQYRKSSNRSISYGHNLRYGEFLPPDADGNPTLEQYDAVHPLSIFPFLPDATRAFPLSLGTTFNHVENENVAATLSAEWKVGDHSNLKFDFQHSEARRTTVQLNESFGVDIDYVATPTSGNRTALMVDLAPGNEALQHTQNYVYDRNARNITDTYSLGGSTKAGRFEFKYLVGYAHGSERHPSNFGLQLRMPAADARAEYFLPAATDATLGYIVTPFGPRGGKGLQLPLLTEAGWDFVNDTSNFTIDAASGQIDATRGRNDRYTGEYSAKFNAGWGPLTYIEAGVQFERVKFQSRLTRSQFGGNVPISALPLDLVPNDLSRIGITGSRFVVISEESLRDFVDNVDDYVGGTSGLLLTPIALPDDINRERTLEQNLAGYVQSRFDFGKLEVIGGVRLNRTRLEASNLIFPTYIGPIDPSNGGGFGIDLKFQNDFTQLASQKATATDWLPRILFNYRQSDNLIFRGGYFLSVARPQISQLSAQTRISFINIPIPGPDGLKPVLTINTGNPDLKPAMTHNFDLSVEYYDQDIGLLKLSGFYKRIKNLLQANATNGPAQLAAVPLPDHIYFQGAPYFDPAHPENYFITGSTPSNSDKMATIWGVEAQAERRFNFLPGALAGLGIYANYTFTKSKRSQIYNWAYGAGGQEVFEFSGIPFNNQPKHSGTVALTYNKYGIDATLAYGFQSRTLDNFYPRGLSVYREGVRTLDFRFEYWMQPSFGKLRLYVEGEDLLKGTNSPDLLNSVGGGGDTPRFYSGATYLGGRRIKAGVAVTF; from the coding sequence ATGATTTCGAAAGCCACGCTCGCGGCTTGCGCCGCAACGATTGCCATCGTCTCCAATAGTGCTGCGGCCCGGACGCAGGCCGAATATGACCTCGACCTGTCGGAGCAGCCGCTCGGCCGCTCGCTTCGCGATGTCGCGTCGAAAACCGGGACCAATATCGTCTTCGTCAATTCGGTGGTGCGGGGGAAGACGGCGCCGTCGCTGCGCGGCCGCTATACCGCGGGCAGTGCTTATCGCGCGCTGTTGCAGGGGTCGGGGCTGATCCTTCGCGAAACCGCGGGCGGGTCTTATGTGGTCACACGTCCGGGCAGCACCACGCCCGCGGCATCCGAACGGCCGGCCGCCGAAGGTGCGGGTTCGATCTCGGGCCGGGTCGCCCAGTCGGACGGCAATCGTAACATCGCCGGCGCACTCGTGCGGATCGAGGAAACCGGGCAGATCGCAACCGCCGACGATCTCGGCAACTTCCGCTTCGCACGCGTTCCGACTGGCAGCTACACGCTGACCGTCTCCTTCCTCGGTTTCATCGAGCAATCGACGCGCGTCGATGTGGCCCGCGGCGAGCAGACGAACGCCGAATTCTGGATGGACGAGGGCAGCAATGCCGCCGGCGAAATCGTCGTCTATGGGTCGCGTAGCGCCCGCGCCAATGCGCTCAATCTTCAGCGCACGGCCGAAAACAGCTCCGACGTCGTGTCGGTCGACGATCTCGGCAATTTCACGGGTACGACGATTTCTGAAGCGTTGCGCCGTGTCGCGGGCGTGTCGTTCCAGCGCGACGGCCTGACCGGCGACGGCACCAATATCATGATCCGCGGGCTCGACCCCGACATGAACGCGGTGAAGCTCAACGGGCTCAACCTGCCTGTCGGCAACGGCGTCGGCCGCTCCGCCGACCTGTCGAACATGCTCGCCGATTCGGTCAGCAAGATCACGATCAGCAAGAGCCTGCTGCCCAGCCAGGACAGCGCGGGCACCGGCGGGCTCGTCGAGATCGAGACGCTGTCGCCGCTCAACCGGCCGCGTCGCTATGCCAACCTGCTCGTCGAAGGCGGCAAGGCCGGCAAGAAGTTCGGCGACGATGTGCTGGTATCCGGGACGATCGCCGGCAAGTTCGGCGCCGACGAGAATTTCGGCCTCAGCGCCTCGGTCCAGTATCGCAAGTCGAGCAACCGTTCGATCAGCTATGGCCATAATCTCCGCTATGGCGAATTCCTGCCGCCCGACGCCGACGGCAATCCGACGCTCGAACAATATGACGCGGTGCACCCGCTTTCGATCTTTCCCTTCTTGCCCGATGCGACACGCGCCTTTCCGCTCAGCCTCGGCACGACCTTCAACCATGTCGAGAACGAGAATGTCGCGGCGACGCTTTCGGCCGAGTGGAAGGTCGGCGACCACAGCAATCTGAAATTCGACTTTCAGCATAGCGAAGCGCGGCGGACGACGGTCCAGCTTAACGAGAGCTTCGGCGTCGACATCGACTATGTCGCCACGCCGACAAGCGGCAATCGCACCGCGCTGATGGTCGACCTGGCGCCGGGCAACGAAGCGCTCCAGCACACGCAAAATTATGTGTACGACCGCAATGCTCGCAACATCACCGACACCTACAGCCTCGGCGGCAGCACCAAGGCGGGGCGGTTCGAATTCAAATATCTGGTCGGCTATGCCCATGGCAGCGAGCGGCATCCGTCGAATTTCGGATTGCAGCTCCGTATGCCCGCCGCCGATGCGCGCGCCGAATATTTCCTGCCCGCCGCGACCGACGCGACGCTCGGCTATATCGTGACACCCTTCGGTCCGCGCGGCGGCAAGGGGTTGCAATTGCCGCTGTTGACCGAGGCCGGATGGGATTTCGTCAACGACACCTCCAATTTCACGATCGACGCGGCAAGCGGCCAGATCGACGCGACGCGCGGCCGGAACGACCGTTACACGGGCGAATATAGCGCGAAGTTCAATGCCGGATGGGGCCCGCTGACCTATATCGAAGCGGGCGTGCAGTTCGAACGGGTGAAGTTCCAGAGCCGGCTCACGCGCTCGCAATTCGGCGGCAATGTCCCGATCAGCGCGCTGCCGCTCGATCTCGTTCCCAACGACCTCTCGCGCATCGGCATTACCGGGTCGCGCTTCGTCGTGATCAGCGAGGAATCGCTGCGGGACTTTGTCGACAATGTGGACGATTATGTCGGCGGCACGAGCGGCCTCCTGCTGACCCCGATCGCGCTGCCCGACGACATCAACCGCGAACGGACGCTCGAACAGAATCTTGCGGGTTATGTCCAGTCGCGCTTCGACTTCGGCAAGCTCGAGGTGATCGGCGGGGTGCGCCTCAACCGGACGCGGCTCGAAGCCTCCAACCTGATCTTTCCGACCTATATCGGGCCGATCGATCCGTCGAATGGCGGAGGCTTCGGCATCGACCTCAAATTCCAGAATGATTTTACGCAGCTCGCGAGCCAGAAGGCGACCGCGACCGACTGGCTGCCGCGCATCCTGTTCAACTATCGCCAGAGTGACAATCTGATCTTCCGTGGCGGTTATTTCCTGTCGGTTGCGCGGCCGCAGATCAGCCAGCTGTCGGCGCAGACGCGGATCAGCTTTATCAACATCCCGATCCCCGGGCCCGACGGGCTAAAACCGGTGCTGACGATCAATACCGGCAACCCCGACCTCAAGCCCGCGATGACGCATAATTTCGACCTCAGCGTCGAATATTATGACCAGGACATCGGCCTTCTGAAGCTGTCGGGTTTCTACAAGCGGATCAAGAATCTGCTGCAAGCCAATGCGACGAACGGGCCCGCCCAGCTCGCCGCGGTGCCGCTCCCCGATCATATCTATTTCCAGGGCGCGCCCTATTTCGATCCGGCGCATCCCGAAAATTACTTCATCACCGGCTCGACCCCCTCGAACAGCGACAAGATGGCGACGATCTGGGGCGTCGAGGCGCAGGCCGAGCGGCGCTTCAACTTCCTGCCCGGCGCGCTCGCGGGCCTCGGCATCTATGCCAATTACACCTTCACGAAGAGTAAGCGCTCGCAGATTTACAACTGGGCCTATGGCGCGGGCGGGCAGGAGGTTTTCGAATTCTCCGGCATCCCGTTCAACAACCAGCCGAAACATTCGGGCACCGTCGCGCTGACCTATAACAAATATGGGATCGACGCGACGCTGGCCTATGGTTTCCAGTCGCGCACGCTCGACAATTTCTATCCGCGCGGTTTGTCGGTCTATCGCGAGGGGGTCCGCACGCTCGACTTCCGCTTCGAATATTGGATGCAGCCGAGCTTCGGCAAGCTGCGCCTCTATGTCGAAGGCGAGGATCTGCTGAAGGGCACCAACAGCCCCGACCTGCTCAATTCGGTCGGCGGCGGGGGCGACACGCCGCGTTTCTACAGCGGTGCCACCTATCTCGGTGGCCGCCGGATCAAGGCGGGTGTCGCCGTTACCTTCTGA
- a CDS encoding FecR family protein, which yields MNRRNGAERIAAEAAAWLARLESTGRTEATEAGLRAWLEADTSHRTAFEKAMDLWAILPGAAALRDGASDGGAEPGFAFGAWLAKRSRSLAVVASLLLIVLISGWWVLQQPTGYSTAVGEQKVATLEDGTRIALNTDTHLNVRYEEKRRSIVLDDGEAMFEVARNPARPFVVTAGNKSVTAIGTSFIVRKTGGVVTVTLISGKVRVDTHPSAAGAPAVQSTMLTPGERFAAAGDAAAMVTPVSSEAATAWRRGQVMFNDMPLSAAIAELNRYGGPQIDVADPRLGGLTVSGVFATNDTAEFADAVAALHGLTVDRDAGRIRLGR from the coding sequence GTGAACCGGCGGAACGGAGCCGAGCGGATCGCGGCCGAGGCCGCTGCCTGGCTCGCGCGTCTGGAATCGACGGGTCGTACCGAAGCGACCGAAGCAGGGCTTCGCGCCTGGCTCGAAGCCGATACGAGCCACCGTACGGCGTTCGAAAAGGCGATGGATCTGTGGGCAATCCTCCCCGGCGCCGCGGCATTGCGCGACGGGGCCAGCGATGGTGGGGCCGAACCCGGTTTCGCGTTCGGGGCCTGGCTGGCCAAGCGGTCGCGCTCGCTCGCGGTCGTCGCCTCGCTTCTGCTTATCGTCCTGATCTCGGGATGGTGGGTGCTGCAACAGCCGACGGGTTATTCGACCGCGGTCGGCGAGCAAAAGGTCGCGACGCTGGAGGACGGCACGCGGATAGCCCTTAACACCGATACCCATTTGAACGTCCGTTATGAGGAGAAGCGGCGCAGCATCGTGCTCGATGACGGCGAGGCGATGTTCGAGGTTGCGCGCAATCCGGCGCGGCCTTTCGTCGTGACGGCGGGGAACAAGAGCGTAACCGCGATCGGGACAAGCTTCATCGTCCGCAAGACAGGCGGCGTCGTCACCGTGACGCTCATCTCGGGCAAGGTCCGCGTCGACACGCACCCGTCGGCGGCGGGGGCGCCCGCCGTGCAATCCACCATGCTGACCCCCGGCGAGCGTTTCGCCGCCGCAGGCGATGCCGCAGCGATGGTCACCCCTGTCTCGTCGGAGGCGGCGACGGCCTGGCGGCGCGGGCAGGTGATGTTCAACGATATGCCGCTATCCGCCGCGATTGCCGAGCTCAATCGTTATGGCGGGCCGCAGATTGACGTCGCCGATCCCCGGCTCGGCGGGCTGACCGTGTCGGGGGTCTTCGCCACGAACGACACGGCAGAGTTCGCCGACGCGGTCGCGGCGTTGCATGGACTGACTGTCGACCGCGACGCGGGCCGAATTCGCCTGGGCCGTTAG
- a CDS encoding RNA polymerase sigma factor produces MSSLAEMLAKARRAVMRRGVPAEDADELVHDAFIKVEQYERAHAAESKEALLVTAAVNLSIDRARKKRRAPFAEHDDVEAIADGAPDPEQVVEERARLAHAARGLDQLPERTRRILLKRRLENLPFAEIARSENMSVAAVEKQVARATLQLMKWMEQW; encoded by the coding sequence ATGTCGAGCCTCGCTGAGATGTTGGCAAAAGCCCGGCGGGCGGTGATGCGGCGCGGCGTTCCTGCAGAGGATGCGGATGAATTGGTGCACGACGCTTTTATCAAGGTCGAGCAATATGAACGGGCCCACGCGGCGGAATCGAAGGAAGCCCTGCTGGTGACGGCGGCGGTGAATCTTTCGATTGATCGCGCGCGCAAAAAGCGCCGCGCGCCTTTCGCCGAGCATGACGATGTCGAGGCGATCGCCGACGGTGCCCCCGACCCGGAGCAGGTCGTCGAGGAACGGGCGCGGCTTGCGCATGCGGCGCGCGGTCTGGATCAATTGCCCGAACGAACGCGGCGCATCCTGCTCAAACGCCGGCTTGAGAACCTCCCCTTCGCCGAAATCGCCCGATCGGAAAATATGTCCGTCGCGGCGGTCGAAAAGCAGGTCGCGCGCGCGACGCTGCAGCTCATGAAGTGGATGGAGCAATGGTGA
- a CDS encoding HlyD family type I secretion periplasmic adaptor subunit gives MNAMSFGDDLHGEPLPVDTIDSPKRELRTGVWVAAAFFLGFLGWAAFTPLDAGAMAQGSVSVSGNRQAVQHKDGGIVTALMVTEGSEVRRGDVLLKISASDIVAAERGLTGEVVALLAQRARLIAERDGARHIVRPVEFSSYLAGDRALADEAMRGQRLLFDARQRSGVTERGMLGQRIAQHSQQIGGYGAQMESNRIQQRLITEELTGLRTLSERGFVSTNRLRAVERSSAQLDGDFGALQSDVARLQEAIGESRLQMVSLDRQVIEEVATQLREVQVRLDELQPRLFATRERLTQSVVRAPSNGRVVGLKVFTVGGVVAPGEMLMEIVPQDKALVVLAKASPNDADDLTSGMQTQVRFSGIQERSLPILMGKISKVSADSFEDNRTGMEYFEIEVVVPPKEMKKIAVLRGENSLRAGMPAEVMVPLRERTALGYLIEPLTQTLWRAGREH, from the coding sequence ATGAACGCGATGAGCTTTGGCGACGACCTGCACGGCGAACCGCTTCCGGTCGATACGATCGATTCCCCCAAGCGCGAGCTTCGGACCGGGGTATGGGTCGCCGCGGCCTTTTTCCTCGGCTTCCTCGGCTGGGCGGCGTTCACGCCGCTCGACGCCGGCGCGATGGCACAGGGATCGGTGTCGGTTTCGGGCAATCGGCAGGCCGTGCAGCACAAGGATGGCGGCATCGTCACCGCCTTGATGGTGACCGAGGGGAGCGAGGTGCGCCGCGGCGACGTACTGCTCAAGATCTCGGCTTCGGATATCGTCGCCGCCGAGCGCGGCCTGACCGGCGAAGTCGTGGCCCTGCTCGCACAGCGCGCGCGACTGATCGCCGAACGCGACGGTGCGCGGCACATCGTGCGGCCGGTGGAGTTTTCTTCCTATCTTGCGGGCGACCGGGCGCTTGCCGACGAGGCGATGCGCGGTCAGCGTCTGCTTTTCGACGCGCGGCAACGGTCGGGCGTCACCGAACGGGGCATGCTGGGCCAGCGGATCGCGCAGCACAGCCAGCAGATCGGCGGCTATGGCGCGCAGATGGAATCGAACCGGATCCAGCAGCGGCTGATCACCGAGGAACTGACCGGCCTCCGTACATTGTCCGAGCGCGGGTTCGTATCGACCAACCGGCTGCGCGCGGTGGAGCGCAGTTCGGCGCAGCTCGACGGCGATTTCGGGGCGCTGCAGTCCGACGTCGCGCGGCTGCAAGAGGCGATCGGTGAATCGCGCTTGCAGATGGTGTCGCTCGACCGTCAGGTTATCGAAGAGGTCGCGACGCAGCTGCGCGAGGTTCAGGTCCGGCTCGACGAACTGCAGCCGCGCCTGTTCGCGACGCGCGAAAGACTGACGCAGTCTGTGGTCCGTGCCCCGTCCAATGGTCGCGTCGTCGGATTGAAGGTCTTCACCGTCGGCGGTGTCGTTGCACCGGGCGAAATGCTGATGGAAATTGTGCCGCAGGACAAGGCGCTGGTGGTGCTCGCGAAAGCCTCGCCGAACGACGCCGACGACCTGACATCGGGCATGCAGACGCAGGTGCGCTTTTCGGGCATCCAGGAACGCAGCTTGCCGATCCTGATGGGCAAGATCAGCAAGGTGTCGGCGGACAGTTTCGAGGATAACCGCACCGGGATGGAATATTTCGAGATCGAGGTCGTCGTCCCACCCAAGGAAATGAAAAAGATCGCGGTCTTGCGCGGCGAGAACAGCCTGCGTGCGGGCATGCCGGCGGAAGTGATGGTGCCGCTGCGCGAGCGGACCGCGCTCGGCTATCTGATCGAGCCGCTCACGCAGACATTGTGGAGGGCAGGCCGGGAGCATTAG
- a CDS encoding type I secretion system permease/ATPase, whose amino-acid sequence MRTDSAVPPQIRQAFAACRQHFVAAAAFSALVNILYLAPTIYMMQVYDRVVPTGGVLTLFWITVIVAVAIACLSALDMVRSRLMLRASLRLNRQLAAPILDRLLARAKGNADPAAALAMRDFDTFRSAVASPSAIALFDLPWTPLYFVVAFIIHPALGLLIFGAGVVLLTLALLNERATKKSAAAGHRAMAAAYTKQESMFEKAEIVRALGMRRALVARQIADRREGLEASANTQLTAARYTGLVKFARMFLQSLALGVGAWLAINAEISVGAIIAASVLLARALQPIEQMVQAWPTIGQARAAKASIEALFRSTDNLVSDRVALPTPEGYVELSNISLRSPDNSALILRGVSTWLIPGEVLGVIGPSGAGKTTLARIAAGAVPPDGGEVRIDEAQYGDWDAERLALHIGYLPQEPTLLPGTIGENISRFAAARGEHAADIDDKVTRAAIAAGIHDLILHLPGGYNAQIGDGGLRLSGGQAQRIALARALYGDPKVLILDEPNAALDSQGEEALNDAIAAAKLRQTAIMIVTHRQSALRDADRLAVLKNGVIEYQGPRGEVMELLRESAAAAANVIKMTRNKKP is encoded by the coding sequence ATGCGAACCGATTCCGCCGTTCCGCCGCAAATCAGACAGGCTTTTGCCGCCTGCCGTCAGCATTTTGTGGCCGCCGCCGCGTTCAGCGCGCTCGTCAACATCCTCTATCTCGCGCCGACGATCTACATGATGCAGGTCTATGATCGCGTCGTTCCAACGGGCGGCGTGCTGACCTTGTTCTGGATCACCGTCATCGTCGCGGTCGCCATCGCCTGCCTCAGCGCGCTCGACATGGTGCGCAGCAGGTTGATGCTGCGCGCTTCGCTGCGGCTCAACCGCCAGCTCGCGGCGCCGATCCTCGATCGCCTGCTCGCGCGCGCAAAGGGCAATGCCGACCCGGCGGCGGCGCTGGCGATGCGCGATTTCGACACGTTCCGAAGCGCGGTCGCCAGCCCATCGGCGATTGCCTTGTTCGACCTGCCATGGACACCGCTCTATTTCGTCGTCGCGTTCATCATTCATCCCGCGCTTGGATTGCTGATCTTCGGTGCCGGTGTCGTGCTTCTCACCCTTGCGCTCCTCAACGAGCGCGCGACCAAGAAATCGGCTGCGGCGGGCCACCGGGCGATGGCGGCGGCCTATACGAAACAGGAATCGATGTTTGAAAAGGCGGAGATCGTTCGCGCGCTCGGGATGCGCCGCGCGCTGGTCGCACGCCAGATCGCCGATCGCCGCGAGGGACTGGAGGCCAGCGCAAACACGCAATTGACCGCCGCCCGCTACACGGGCCTCGTCAAATTCGCGCGAATGTTCCTGCAGTCATTGGCGCTTGGTGTCGGCGCATGGCTTGCCATCAATGCCGAAATTTCGGTCGGCGCGATCATCGCCGCTTCGGTGCTGCTGGCGCGCGCGCTTCAGCCGATCGAGCAGATGGTCCAGGCTTGGCCGACGATCGGGCAGGCGCGCGCAGCCAAGGCATCGATCGAGGCGCTGTTCCGTTCGACCGACAATCTCGTCAGCGATCGGGTCGCGTTGCCCACGCCCGAGGGTTATGTCGAACTGTCCAATATTTCGCTGCGCTCGCCCGACAACAGCGCGCTGATCCTGCGCGGCGTGTCGACGTGGCTCATCCCCGGTGAAGTGCTCGGCGTGATCGGCCCCTCGGGCGCCGGCAAGACCACGCTGGCGCGCATCGCGGCGGGCGCGGTCCCGCCCGACGGCGGCGAAGTCCGCATCGACGAGGCGCAATATGGCGATTGGGACGCCGAGCGCCTCGCGTTGCACATCGGTTATCTGCCGCAGGAGCCGACCTTGCTGCCCGGAACGATCGGCGAGAATATCTCGCGCTTTGCGGCGGCACGCGGCGAGCATGCGGCCGACATCGACGACAAGGTCACGCGCGCCGCGATCGCTGCGGGTATCCACGACCTGATCCTGCATTTGCCTGGCGGCTACAATGCTCAGATCGGCGATGGCGGGCTGCGCCTGTCGGGCGGGCAGGCGCAGCGCATTGCGCTGGCGCGCGCGCTCTATGGCGATCCGAAAGTGCTTATTCTCGATGAGCCCAACGCCGCGCTCGACAGCCAGGGCGAAGAGGCGCTGAACGACGCCATCGCCGCCGCCAAGCTGCGCCAGACCGCGATCATGATCGTCACCCATCGCCAGTCGGCGCTGCGCGACGCGGATCGGCTCGCGGTGCTGAAAAATGGCGTGATCGAATATCAGGGGCCGCGCGGCGAGGTGATGGAACTGCTGCGCGAGAGCGCAGCCGCGGCCGCGAATGTCATCAAGATGACGAGGAACAAGAAACCATGA